Proteins from a single region of Bdellovibrio bacteriovorus HD100:
- a CDS encoding sensor histidine kinase — protein MENTPLKDEFLPPGPQEFKKRRREIILVLVVSFLFGLLTWFEIRLFATSQQLPFVHSIFFFGLVNFNIILLLLLLFMIFRNVVKVFVERQGKVFGSSLKAKLVAAFVAFSFIPTVLMFIISVFYINSSFDKWFSAKMAGVLKSSIEVTNAYYFNAKKKNYHFAHQIADSLRPLRDQRAIEKKVEQLRKDFSLDAVEYYPSLFGKRVVVSAEDDTVPTVPAVSLEFLQKGIKLQAEASIIHQFGDGNLVRVIVPVQEGAERGAVVVSSFLPLSLISKMNDISTAYDEFRDINPLEYPLKSIYLYILVLMTFVILLAATWFGFYLAKQLSVPIVQLGRATRRVAGGDYTPLEVKAGSEEIADLIQSFNSMTGTLESTLAELDQHARYTDTVLKNVSAGVISVDRAGIVTTINRHAAQLLRVDPEKYIGHSVRDLLTLEYFRTFAELQKTMHDHKIESLQKELRLNVQGEAIPLQVTLSMLKDEKGEDIGKILVFDDMSPIVNAQRAAAWTEVARRIAHEIKNPLTPIKLSAERLQRKFGGSITDPAFSECTTMIVKQVDGLKNLVNEFSNFARLPQARPVVANLNSVVEESLGLYRQAHPQIDFEFSKDLELPDFKFDPDQIKRVLVNLVDNSVSAVAKESQPSVKITTRYDKDIKTVRMTVADNGEGIPAADRSRIFEPYYSTKEGGTGLGLAIVKRIIEDHNGFIRATANEPKGIKMVIEMPVNEVGAWKPSES, from the coding sequence ATGGAAAATACGCCCCTTAAGGATGAGTTTCTTCCTCCTGGTCCCCAGGAGTTTAAAAAGCGACGCCGCGAGATCATTTTGGTTCTTGTGGTGTCGTTTTTATTTGGTCTTCTGACGTGGTTTGAGATCCGCCTGTTTGCCACCAGTCAGCAGCTTCCGTTTGTTCACAGTATCTTCTTCTTCGGTCTGGTGAACTTCAACATCATCCTGCTTTTGCTTCTGCTGTTCATGATCTTCCGCAACGTCGTGAAGGTCTTCGTGGAAAGACAGGGCAAAGTCTTTGGCTCAAGTTTAAAGGCCAAACTGGTTGCGGCCTTTGTGGCGTTCAGTTTCATTCCGACCGTGCTGATGTTCATCATCTCGGTCTTTTATATCAACTCCAGCTTCGACAAATGGTTCAGTGCGAAGATGGCCGGGGTCCTGAAAAGCTCCATCGAAGTCACCAACGCATACTATTTCAACGCCAAGAAAAAGAACTATCACTTCGCCCATCAGATTGCGGATTCTCTTCGTCCGCTGCGTGATCAGCGTGCCATCGAAAAAAAAGTGGAACAGCTGCGCAAGGATTTCAGCCTGGATGCGGTGGAGTATTATCCATCCCTGTTCGGCAAGCGCGTGGTGGTGTCGGCCGAAGATGACACCGTACCAACGGTGCCGGCAGTGTCTTTGGAGTTCCTGCAAAAGGGGATCAAGCTTCAGGCCGAAGCCAGTATCATTCACCAATTTGGTGACGGCAATCTGGTGCGCGTGATTGTGCCCGTCCAAGAGGGCGCCGAGCGGGGTGCAGTTGTCGTTTCAAGCTTCCTGCCGCTTTCATTGATTTCCAAGATGAATGACATCTCGACAGCGTATGATGAATTCCGCGATATCAATCCGCTGGAATACCCGCTGAAGTCGATCTATTTGTATATTTTGGTTCTGATGACCTTCGTGATCCTGCTGGCGGCAACCTGGTTCGGATTCTATCTGGCAAAACAACTGTCAGTGCCGATCGTGCAACTGGGCCGCGCCACCCGCCGGGTCGCCGGGGGGGATTACACTCCGCTGGAAGTCAAAGCCGGTTCTGAAGAGATTGCTGACCTGATTCAAAGCTTCAACTCGATGACGGGGACGTTGGAAAGCACGCTGGCCGAACTGGATCAGCACGCGCGGTACACGGACACGGTTCTTAAAAACGTCAGCGCCGGGGTGATCTCGGTGGACAGGGCGGGGATTGTAACGACGATCAATCGTCATGCCGCCCAGCTGTTGCGTGTGGATCCGGAAAAGTACATCGGGCATTCGGTGCGTGATCTGCTGACGCTGGAGTATTTCCGCACCTTCGCGGAGTTGCAAAAAACCATGCACGATCATAAGATCGAAAGTTTGCAAAAAGAGCTGCGCCTGAATGTTCAGGGGGAAGCGATTCCGTTGCAGGTGACCTTGTCGATGTTGAAAGATGAAAAGGGCGAAGACATCGGTAAGATTCTTGTCTTTGATGACATGTCCCCGATTGTGAACGCCCAGCGTGCGGCGGCGTGGACCGAAGTGGCCCGTCGTATCGCGCATGAAATCAAAAATCCGCTGACGCCGATCAAACTTTCTGCCGAACGTCTGCAGCGCAAGTTCGGGGGCTCGATCACGGATCCGGCCTTCAGCGAATGCACCACCATGATCGTGAAACAGGTGGATGGACTTAAAAATCTGGTGAATGAATTCAGCAACTTTGCCCGTTTGCCGCAGGCCCGTCCGGTGGTGGCGAATTTGAACTCGGTGGTGGAGGAATCCCTGGGGTTGTACCGTCAGGCCCACCCGCAGATCGACTTTGAGTTCAGCAAGGACCTGGAACTGCCGGACTTCAAGTTCGACCCGGACCAGATCAAGCGTGTTTTGGTCAATTTGGTCGATAACTCAGTTTCCGCTGTTGCAAAAGAGTCACAGCCCAGCGTGAAAATCACCACGCGCTACGATAAAGACATCAAAACCGTGCGCATGACGGTGGCGGACAATGGCGAAGGCATCCCCGCGGCGGATCGAAGTCGCATTTTTGAGCCATACTACTCTACAAAAGAGGGCGGAACTGGGCTAGGATTGGCCATTGTGAAAAGGATCATCGAGGATCACAACGGGTTTATTCGGGCCACGGCCAATGAACCCAAAGGTATCAAGATGGTTATTGAAATGCCAGTGAACGAAGTCGGCGCATGGAAGCCGTCTGAGTCCTAG
- the ribH gene encoding 6,7-dimethyl-8-ribityllumazine synthase, whose product MGKIKVGVVTARWNQEITSKLEEGAISYLEACEDVEIFAALVPGAVEIPLACQAFLEAGCDGVVALGVVIRGDTSHYDYVCNSVTDGVTRLMLDYKKPIGFGVLTTENEEQALARAGGDHGNKGEEAAQVTMEMIGLTQEIPAAMKTALMLAKKAPAKAAKKPAKAAAKTQKKKKKVRK is encoded by the coding sequence ATGGGAAAAATCAAAGTTGGTGTTGTCACCGCTCGCTGGAATCAGGAAATCACCTCTAAACTTGAAGAAGGCGCAATCAGCTATCTGGAGGCCTGTGAAGACGTAGAGATCTTTGCGGCTTTGGTTCCGGGCGCGGTGGAAATCCCATTGGCGTGCCAGGCTTTCCTGGAAGCGGGCTGTGACGGTGTTGTGGCTTTGGGTGTGGTGATCCGTGGTGACACTTCTCACTATGACTATGTTTGCAACTCTGTGACTGACGGCGTAACTCGCCTTATGCTTGATTACAAAAAACCGATCGGTTTCGGCGTTCTGACGACGGAAAACGAAGAACAAGCCCTGGCTCGTGCGGGTGGTGATCACGGTAACAAGGGTGAAGAAGCGGCTCAGGTGACGATGGAAATGATCGGCCTGACTCAGGAAATCCCTGCGGCCATGAAGACAGCTCTTATGTTGGCTAAAAAAGCCCCTGCGAAAGCGGCCAAGAAGCCTGCAAAAGCTGCGGCAAAAACACAAAAAAAGAAGAAAAAAGTAAGAAAGTAA
- the ribB gene encoding 3,4-dihydroxy-2-butanone-4-phosphate synthase — protein sequence MEFNTIPEIIDDVRNGKMVILVDDEDRENEGDLILAAEFATPQNINFMVKEARGLVCLCLTAQQVERLQLPLMVRDDLNFAPNKTAFMVSIEASEGISTGISAADRALTCRVAANPHAKPSDIHMPGHIFPIRAQQGGVLKRAGHTEASVDLARLAGLNPAAVICEVMNDDGTMARVGDLREFAKKHDIKIGTIVDLIAYRLANETLVEELHSVPLPASFGENMQARVFRSTVDGLEHLVIQKGEIKKDHPTLVRVHVDNFTRDFMAVVQRGASSVLESIKAISQEESGAFVLLRGNNRTSGLTQELNVLVGLEDIRPTTPLMDERDYGIGAQILREIGANKIRLLTNKPEKKVGLKAFDIEIVEIVAMENLKGPK from the coding sequence ATGGAATTCAATACAATCCCTGAGATCATCGATGATGTTCGTAACGGCAAGATGGTCATCCTGGTGGATGACGAGGATCGTGAAAACGAAGGCGATCTGATTCTGGCCGCTGAATTCGCGACGCCACAAAATATCAACTTCATGGTGAAAGAAGCCCGCGGCCTGGTGTGCCTGTGTCTGACAGCCCAGCAGGTCGAGCGTCTGCAGCTTCCACTGATGGTTCGTGATGATCTGAACTTTGCGCCGAACAAAACGGCGTTCATGGTCAGCATCGAAGCTTCTGAAGGGATCTCGACCGGTATTTCTGCTGCCGACCGTGCGCTGACGTGCCGAGTGGCTGCGAACCCTCATGCAAAACCCTCTGACATTCACATGCCGGGTCACATCTTCCCAATCCGCGCCCAGCAGGGTGGGGTTTTGAAGCGTGCGGGTCACACAGAGGCCAGCGTGGATCTGGCCCGTCTGGCGGGTTTGAATCCGGCAGCCGTGATCTGTGAAGTGATGAACGATGACGGCACAATGGCTCGCGTGGGTGATCTGCGTGAGTTCGCAAAAAAGCACGACATCAAAATTGGCACGATCGTGGATCTGATCGCTTATCGTCTGGCGAATGAAACTTTGGTGGAAGAGCTGCACAGCGTTCCACTGCCGGCGTCTTTTGGTGAAAACATGCAGGCGCGTGTTTTCCGCAGCACCGTGGATGGGTTGGAACATTTGGTGATTCAAAAAGGTGAAATCAAGAAAGATCATCCGACCCTGGTTCGTGTTCACGTGGATAACTTCACCCGTGATTTCATGGCGGTGGTTCAGCGTGGGGCTTCGTCCGTGCTTGAAAGCATCAAGGCGATTTCCCAGGAAGAAAGCGGTGCTTTCGTGCTTCTGCGCGGGAACAACCGAACTTCCGGTCTGACTCAGGAGCTGAATGTTCTGGTGGGTCTTGAGGACATCCGTCCGACGACGCCGTTGATGGATGAACGTGATTACGGCATTGGTGCGCAGATCCTGCGTGAGATTGGCGCGAACAAAATCCGCCTGTTGACCAATAAGCCTGAAAAGAAAGTCGGCCTGAAGGCCTTTGATATTGAAATCGTTGAAATTGTCGCAATGGAAAACTTGAAGGGACCAAAATAA
- a CDS encoding riboflavin synthase, which yields MFSGIVESVMPIESSEELTNAYRIKIKKPSEFNDIKLGDSIACDGACLTVEAFDDQTMTFALAAETIKVLEWNPQSWLGKQVNLERSLRFGDRIHGHLVTGHVDSLGTVTRADLEGESFFLDVNVAETILPYVWKKGSVTLNGVSLTVNELQGSVVSVCLIPETLKRTNLGLLKPGSRINVEPDYMARAIQRSLEVRKG from the coding sequence ATGTTTTCTGGAATCGTAGAATCTGTGATGCCCATTGAAAGCTCTGAAGAGCTGACCAATGCCTATCGTATTAAAATCAAAAAACCTTCTGAATTCAATGACATAAAGCTCGGCGACAGCATTGCCTGCGACGGCGCCTGCCTGACCGTGGAAGCTTTTGATGATCAAACCATGACCTTTGCTTTGGCGGCTGAGACCATCAAGGTTCTTGAATGGAACCCACAAAGCTGGCTGGGAAAACAGGTCAATCTTGAGAGATCTTTGCGTTTTGGCGATCGCATTCACGGCCATCTGGTGACCGGTCACGTCGACAGTCTGGGGACTGTGACCCGCGCGGATCTTGAGGGCGAATCCTTCTTCCTGGATGTGAACGTGGCAGAAACCATTTTGCCTTACGTTTGGAAAAAGGGCAGCGTGACCCTGAACGGGGTCAGTCTGACCGTCAACGAACTGCAGGGTTCGGTGGTGTCTGTCTGCTTGATTCCTGAAACTTTGAAACGCACTAACTTGGGACTGCTTAAGCCGGGCAGCCGTATCAACGTGGAGCCTGATTACATGGCCCGCGCCATCCAACGTTCTTTGGAAGTCAGAAAGGGCTAA
- a CDS encoding CZB domain-containing protein: MKTNDIVLAHAKYKLSLRNFVENGSELQVPDEDLLFWLRDNKRSLSHLPAFQHLEKEHEAFCNYVSAVLTLVDAGQRSQARELIKSEMFVLLSEEIVSSIAVLERAAK; this comes from the coding sequence ATGAAGACTAACGACATCGTTCTGGCTCACGCCAAATACAAACTCAGCCTCAGAAATTTTGTGGAAAACGGTTCAGAGCTGCAGGTGCCTGATGAAGACCTGCTTTTCTGGTTGCGGGACAACAAGCGCAGCCTGTCGCATCTGCCAGCATTTCAACATCTGGAAAAAGAACACGAGGCTTTCTGCAACTATGTTTCTGCCGTGCTGACGCTGGTGGATGCCGGGCAGAGATCGCAGGCCCGGGAGCTGATCAAGAGTGAAATGTTCGTGCTGTTGTCGGAAGAAATTGTCAGCAGCATTGCAGTTCTGGAGCGGGCGGCGAAGTAG
- a CDS encoding CapA family protein, translating into MRLNKAFLIASLLFATSAHANKGANCADGSVVLGFAGDILVHDALYKNILPKQNFTSLWSKAIPLFNKADYMTVNLEGPAAVGIDKAGRDVGDQGFTYDLNVYSGTNFSFNFHPQILRDLKSSNIDLISTANNHSLDRQWRGVDRTIEAAKNIGLSTVGTRPSYAPNESFYHLADVRGYRMAFVACTEATNGIADTKSQVLSCYGKSQQVETLIRQLRARGDVDGVIVLPHWGVEYSHKPDKSQTAYAKRFLEAGAVAVVGSHPHVLQPWESYRTSDGRLTMIVYSLGNFLAFQAGVEKKTGAVVYLHLGRDVQGRTQVLTSYYTPTYRDGYTVYPISSKGSKDALKEAARHLGTQNRLEPDQKIPHCNQ; encoded by the coding sequence ATGCGTCTGAATAAAGCTTTCCTCATTGCCAGTCTGCTCTTTGCAACGTCCGCTCACGCGAACAAAGGCGCGAACTGCGCCGATGGTTCCGTGGTGCTGGGGTTTGCCGGGGACATTCTGGTTCACGATGCTCTTTACAAAAACATTCTGCCGAAACAGAACTTCACCAGTCTTTGGAGCAAAGCCATTCCTTTGTTCAACAAGGCCGATTACATGACCGTGAATCTGGAAGGCCCGGCAGCGGTCGGTATCGATAAGGCCGGTCGTGATGTGGGCGATCAGGGTTTCACCTATGATCTGAACGTGTATTCAGGAACTAATTTTTCCTTCAACTTCCATCCGCAGATTCTGCGGGATCTGAAAAGTTCCAATATTGATCTGATCAGCACCGCCAACAATCATTCTTTGGATCGCCAATGGCGGGGAGTGGATCGCACGATTGAGGCCGCAAAAAACATCGGCCTTTCCACGGTGGGCACAAGACCGTCCTATGCGCCGAACGAAAGTTTCTATCACTTGGCAGATGTGCGTGGCTATCGCATGGCCTTTGTCGCCTGCACCGAGGCCACCAATGGGATTGCTGATACGAAGAGCCAAGTTCTTTCCTGTTATGGCAAATCCCAGCAGGTCGAAACATTGATCCGTCAGTTGCGCGCTCGTGGCGATGTTGACGGTGTGATTGTGCTTCCGCACTGGGGTGTGGAATACAGCCACAAACCGGACAAATCTCAAACGGCTTATGCCAAGCGGTTCCTGGAAGCGGGCGCTGTGGCAGTTGTGGGATCTCATCCCCATGTCTTGCAACCTTGGGAAAGCTATCGCACCAGTGACGGTCGTCTGACGATGATTGTGTATTCCCTGGGGAACTTCCTGGCCTTCCAGGCAGGCGTCGAAAAGAAAACCGGCGCCGTTGTCTATCTGCATTTGGGACGCGATGTGCAGGGTCGCACGCAGGTGCTGACATCCTATTACACGCCGACGTACCGCGATGGTTACACCGTTTATCCGATCAGCAGCAAAGGTTCCAAGGACGCCCTCAAAGAAGCCGCCCGTCACCTGGGCACGCAGAACCGTCTGGAGCCAGACCAGAAAATCCCACACTGCAATCAATAA
- a CDS encoding methylglyoxal synthase codes for MKKQKKKTLALIAHDGKKALMVSFVRDHLETFKNFTLVGTGNTGRLIQAAGLKVTRRLSGPLGGDAQIAAEVATGKCQGVIFFRDPLGMHPHDPDISMLMRICDVHNVPLATNPATAELLITGLSHD; via the coding sequence ATGAAAAAACAAAAGAAAAAGACATTGGCCTTGATTGCTCACGACGGAAAGAAAGCTCTGATGGTTTCTTTCGTGCGTGATCATCTGGAGACTTTCAAAAACTTCACTTTGGTGGGCACCGGCAATACCGGCCGCCTGATCCAGGCCGCGGGATTGAAAGTCACACGCAGGCTTTCGGGACCATTGGGTGGGGACGCCCAGATCGCTGCCGAGGTTGCGACTGGCAAGTGCCAAGGCGTGATCTTTTTCCGTGATCCGCTGGGCATGCATCCCCATGACCCGGACATCTCGATGCTGATGCGAATCTGTGACGTTCATAACGTTCCTTTGGCGACCAATCCGGCGACGGCTGAACTGCTGATTACGGGCCTTTCCCACGACTAG
- the clpB gene encoding ATP-dependent chaperone ClpB, with product MSNDIEKMTRKSQEAMQAAARLAERKSSPSVEPEHLLMELVQQTEGIVPRILDKLNVPQAQFLAELRTKIDKFPQVTGGGQKMFASPRLEKIFQAAETEAQEWGDSYISTEHFFMAMLKGGDSELNGLFKKNKVTAEAARTALTEIRGKQKVTDDDPENKYEVLNKYARDLTALAAEGKLDPVVGRDEEIRRVVQVLSRRTKNNPVLIGEPGVGKTAIAEGLALRIIKQDVPDNLIGKKLMSLDMGALIAGAKYRGEFEDRLKAVIKEVTSSDGQIILFIDELHTLVGAGKTEGAMDAGQLLKPALARGELRCIGATTLDEYRKYIEKDAALERRFQTVMVEEPSVEDAITILRGLKEKYEVHHGIRITDAALVSAVKLSHRYITNRFLPDKAIDLIDEAASKLGIETRSVPEEVDKIERELMQLRIEKEALKKEKDESARERLAVIDKEITELNAKNQLLREQWEFEKGGIEGIKKLKADIEDLKVAVAKAEREGDLGKAAELKYGKLPEAEKKLKALEERSKEGAKSSSENRMLKEEVGPEDVAEVVAKWTGIPVSKMLESESQKLLHMEDSLKHRVVGQDHALTIVADAIRRARAEISDPNRPIGTFMFLGPTGVGKTETVKALAEFLFDDEQAVVRIDMSEYMEKHAVSRLIGAPPGYVGYEEGGQLTESVRRRPYSVVLLDEVEKAHPDVFNILLQVLDDGRLTDGQGRTVDFKNTVLIMTSNVGSQSILDPGMSENQKREAVNEALRERFRPEFLNRIDEIVMFKSLGEAQISGIVKVQLDLVAQRLRAKKIGIDFNQEAIDFLAKKGYDPIYGARPLKRVIQTELLNPLSKEIISGKVKAGDTIHVKANGSTLTF from the coding sequence ATGAGCAACGATATTGAAAAAATGACGCGAAAAAGCCAGGAGGCCATGCAGGCCGCCGCGAGATTGGCTGAGCGCAAAAGCAGCCCCTCTGTAGAGCCGGAACACCTTCTGATGGAGCTGGTGCAGCAGACCGAAGGCATAGTTCCGCGCATTCTCGACAAATTGAATGTTCCTCAGGCCCAGTTCCTTGCGGAATTGCGGACCAAAATTGATAAATTCCCTCAGGTGACGGGCGGCGGGCAAAAGATGTTTGCCAGCCCTCGCCTTGAAAAGATCTTTCAGGCGGCCGAAACCGAAGCTCAGGAGTGGGGTGATTCCTATATCTCCACCGAGCACTTCTTTATGGCCATGCTTAAAGGCGGGGACTCTGAGCTGAACGGGCTGTTTAAGAAAAACAAAGTCACGGCGGAGGCGGCACGCACGGCCCTGACTGAAATTCGCGGAAAACAAAAAGTGACGGATGATGATCCTGAAAACAAGTACGAGGTTCTGAACAAGTATGCCCGTGATCTGACCGCTTTGGCGGCCGAGGGCAAGCTGGATCCGGTGGTGGGGCGTGATGAAGAAATCCGCCGTGTGGTGCAGGTTCTTTCCCGTCGCACCAAAAACAACCCGGTCCTTATTGGGGAGCCTGGGGTGGGTAAAACCGCCATTGCCGAAGGCCTGGCTTTGCGTATCATCAAACAGGACGTGCCGGACAATCTGATTGGCAAAAAACTGATGTCCCTGGATATGGGGGCGTTGATCGCGGGCGCTAAGTACCGCGGGGAATTTGAGGACCGTCTGAAAGCGGTGATCAAAGAAGTCACCTCCAGTGATGGCCAGATTATTCTGTTCATCGACGAACTGCACACCCTGGTGGGCGCGGGTAAAACCGAGGGCGCCATGGATGCAGGGCAGTTGCTGAAGCCGGCCCTGGCGCGCGGTGAATTGCGCTGTATTGGTGCCACCACTTTGGATGAGTATCGCAAGTACATCGAAAAGGATGCGGCTTTGGAAAGACGCTTCCAGACTGTGATGGTCGAGGAACCAAGTGTTGAAGACGCCATCACCATCTTGCGTGGCCTGAAGGAAAAGTACGAAGTCCACCACGGTATTCGCATCACGGATGCGGCCTTGGTGTCGGCGGTGAAATTGTCTCATCGTTACATCACCAACCGTTTCCTGCCGGACAAGGCGATCGATTTGATCGACGAAGCGGCCAGCAAGCTGGGTATTGAAACCCGCTCGGTGCCGGAAGAAGTCGACAAGATCGAACGCGAGCTGATGCAGTTGCGCATTGAAAAAGAGGCGCTGAAAAAAGAAAAAGACGAAAGCGCCCGCGAGCGTCTGGCGGTGATTGATAAAGAAATCACCGAGCTGAACGCCAAGAACCAGTTGCTGCGGGAACAATGGGAATTTGAAAAAGGCGGCATTGAGGGCATTAAAAAACTCAAAGCCGACATCGAGGACCTGAAGGTGGCCGTGGCTAAAGCCGAGCGCGAGGGCGATCTGGGCAAGGCGGCCGAACTGAAATACGGAAAGCTTCCTGAGGCCGAGAAAAAACTCAAAGCCCTGGAGGAGCGCAGCAAGGAAGGCGCGAAATCCTCTTCAGAAAACCGCATGCTGAAAGAAGAAGTCGGTCCTGAAGATGTGGCCGAAGTCGTCGCGAAGTGGACGGGTATTCCAGTCAGCAAAATGCTGGAAAGTGAATCCCAGAAACTGCTGCACATGGAAGATTCTCTGAAACACCGTGTGGTGGGTCAGGATCATGCCCTGACGATTGTGGCCGATGCCATTCGCCGGGCACGGGCCGAGATTTCAGACCCGAACCGTCCGATCGGAACCTTTATGTTCCTGGGTCCGACAGGTGTGGGTAAAACTGAAACCGTGAAGGCCTTGGCCGAATTCCTGTTCGATGACGAACAAGCCGTTGTCCGTATCGACATGAGTGAATATATGGAAAAACACGCTGTGTCCCGTTTGATCGGCGCGCCTCCGGGCTATGTCGGTTATGAAGAGGGTGGCCAGCTGACGGAATCAGTCCGTCGCCGTCCGTACAGTGTGGTGCTGCTGGATGAGGTTGAAAAAGCCCATCCGGATGTGTTCAACATCCTGTTGCAGGTTCTGGATGACGGTCGTTTGACCGACGGTCAGGGGCGCACGGTGGATTTCAAAAACACCGTGCTGATCATGACCTCGAACGTGGGATCGCAGTCGATTCTGGATCCGGGTATGTCGGAAAATCAGAAACGTGAAGCGGTCAACGAAGCTTTGCGTGAAAGATTCCGTCCAGAGTTCCTGAACCGTATTGATGAGATCGTGATGTTCAAGTCCCTGGGCGAAGCGCAGATTTCCGGCATCGTGAAGGTGCAGTTGGATCTGGTCGCACAGCGACTGAGAGCAAAAAAGATCGGCATCGACTTCAATCAGGAGGCCATCGACTTCCTGGCGAAGAAAGGCTACGACCCGATTTACGGTGCAAGACCTTTGAAACGTGTGATTCAGACCGAACTTCTGAATCCACTTTCCAAAGAGATCATCTCGGGCAAAGTCAAAGCCGGAGACACCATCCACGTCAAAGCCAACGGAAGCACCCTGACCTTCTAA
- a CDS encoding flagellin N-terminal helical domain-containing protein, protein MGMRVTTNISALNAQRNLVGSQRQINDSMAKLASGSRINKAADDAAGLAISEGLKAQIRSAAQAQRNANDGISMVQTAEGGLNEIGNIVVRLRELGIQAASDTVGETERGMLNKEVQQLKSEMQRIASVTTWGTTKLLDGSSPKFDFQVGLFNNSEEDRISFNASENVATLDALGLSGVDFSTKEGAQEALGMLDNAQTSISGTRANLGALQNRLTSTVDNLGVAQENLSAANSRIRDTDVAQASSEMTRNNILLQAGTSTLAQANQSNQLALKLIG, encoded by the coding sequence ATGGGAATGAGAGTAACAACAAATATCAGCGCACTTAATGCTCAACGTAACTTGGTCGGTTCTCAAAGACAGATCAACGACTCTATGGCGAAACTTGCTTCCGGCAGCCGCATCAATAAAGCTGCTGACGACGCTGCAGGTTTGGCGATCTCTGAAGGCTTGAAAGCTCAGATCAGATCTGCGGCCCAAGCTCAGCGCAATGCGAACGATGGTATCTCCATGGTTCAAACTGCAGAGGGTGGTCTGAACGAGATCGGTAACATCGTGGTTCGTCTTCGTGAGTTGGGCATCCAGGCTGCTTCTGATACAGTTGGTGAAACAGAGCGTGGTATGTTGAATAAAGAGGTTCAACAGTTGAAATCAGAAATGCAGCGTATTGCTTCTGTAACAACTTGGGGTACTACAAAACTATTGGATGGTTCTTCTCCGAAGTTCGATTTCCAAGTAGGTTTGTTCAACAACTCTGAAGAAGATCGTATCTCCTTCAACGCTTCTGAAAACGTGGCTACTTTGGATGCTCTGGGTCTGTCTGGTGTGGACTTCTCCACTAAAGAAGGCGCTCAGGAAGCTTTGGGTATGCTGGATAATGCACAGACTTCAATCTCTGGAACTCGCGCCAACCTGGGTGCCCTTCAGAACAGATTGACTTCTACAGTAGACAACTTGGGTGTTGCTCAAGAGAACTTGTCTGCAGCTAACAGCCGTATCCGTGACACAGACGTTGCTCAGGCATCTTCCGAGATGACTCGTAACAACATCTTGTTGCAAGCTGGTACATCCACTTTGGCTCAAGCCAACCAGTCCAACCAATTGGCTCTTAAGCTGATCGGCTAG